DNA sequence from the Azospirillum thiophilum genome:
GTGTGGAACGCGGAGCCTTCTCCTCGAAGGTGGTACAGAGGCATTCCAGTTGTGGAAAGACCATCTTTTTCCCCCTCAATTCATTTTCCACTTGACGGCCGGCAGCCAAGGAAACGGGCATGCGGCTCCGGTCAAGACGGTCAGGTCTCGACGGATCTGCCGCAAGCACATCATGGAAGATGACGGGGTGGCGCCGGTCAGCGCCCCTTGGACGGAGTACCCTTGGACGGCGCAACCTTGGATGAGGTCTGGCGCGGCCTCTGCCCGACCGGCGGCACCATCCGCCGCCCCTGGCCGGCCTGCTGGGTCAGGAAGCTCTTGCCCTTCGCCGCCTGTTCGCGCGGCTTGGCCGTCGCCCCCACCGGCTGCCAGGCCGGGATCAGCTGTTCCTCGCCCGGCCCGATCAGGTCTTCACGGCCCAGCCGTTTCAGCGCCTCGCGCAGGATCGGCCAGTTCTCCGGATCGTGGTAGCGCAGGAAGGCCTTGTGCAGGCGGCGCTGCTTCAGCCCCTTGGCCGAGGACACGGTCTCCGACCCGACGCGGCGGACCGGACGCAGGGGATTGCGCTCGCTGTGGTACATGGCGGTCGCAAGCGACATCGGCGAGGGCAGGAAGGTCTGCACCTGATCGGCCTTGAAGCCGTTCCGCTTCAGCCACAGGGCGAGGTTCATCATGTCCTCGTCTGTGGTGCCGGGATGGGCGGCGATGAAGTAGGGGATCAGGTAGAGCTTCTTCCCGGCCTCCTTCGCCGCCTTGTCGAACATCCGCTTGAAGTCGTCGTAGGCGCCCATGCCGGGCTTCATCATCTTGGCCAGCGGTCCCGGCTCGGTGTGCTCGGGCGCGATCTTCAGGTAGCCGCCGACATGGTGGGTCACCAGCTCCTTGACATATTCCGGGTTGCGGACGGCGAGGTCGTAGCGCAGGCCGGACGCGATGTGGATCTTCTTCACCCCCGGCACCGCGCGGGCCTTGCGGTAGAGCTGGACCAGCGAGGAATGGTCGGTGTCCAGGTTCTTGCAGATGTCGGGGAAGACGCAGGACGGCCGGCGGCAGACCGCTTCCGTCTCCTTGTCCTTGCAGGCGAGCCGGTACATGTTGGCGGTCGGCCCGCCCATGTCGGAGATGACGCCGGTGAAGCCCTTGGTCTTATCGCGGATAAGCTCGATCTCGCGCAGGATGGAGCCTTCCGACCGGCTCTGGATGATGCGGCCCTCATGCTCGGTGATCGAGCAGAAGGAACAGCCGCCGAAGCAGCCGCGCATGATGTTGACGGAAAAGCGGATCATCTCCCACGCCGGGATGCGCGCGTCGCCATAGGACGGGTGGGGCGCACGGGCGTAGGACAGGTCGTAGACGCCGTCCATCTCGTTGGTTTCCAGCGGGATCGGCGGCGGGTTCAGCCAGACGTCGCGGTCGCCGTGGCGCTGGACCAGCGCGCGGGCGTTGCCGGGGTTGCTCTCCTGGTGCAGGACGCGGCTGGCATGGGCGTAGAGCACCTTGTCGGCCGTCACCTGCTCATAGCTCGGCAACCGCACCACCATGCGGTCGGCCCCGGCGGCCCGCGGCGACACCGTCACCGACGGGTCGTCGATCGAGCTGCTGTCGACCACCGTCCAACCCTCCGGCAGGCTGGAACGCATGATGGCGGTGCCGCGGATGTCGGTCATCGCCCTGGGCGATTCCCCCTTCAGCGCGCGCTGGGCGATCTCGATGATGGCGCGCTCGGCATTGCCGTAGACCAGCAGGTCGGCCTTGGCGTCGGCCAGGACCGAGCGGCGGATCTTCTCGCTCCAATGGTCATACTGGGCGATGCGGCGCAGGCTCGCCTCGATGCCGCCCAGCAGGATGGGAACATCCTTGTACGCCTCGCGGCAGCGCTGGGAATAGACGATGACGGCGCGGTCCGGCCGCTTGCCGCCCTCGTCGTTCGGCGTGTAGCTGTCGTTGTGGCGCAGGCGGCGGTCGGCCGTGTAGTGGTTGACCATCGAATCCATGTTGCCGCCGGTCACGCCCCAGAACAGCCGCGGCTTGCCCAGCACCTTGAACGGCTCGGCGCTGCTCCAGTCCGGCTGGGCGATGATGCCGACCTTCAGCCCCTGCGATTCCAGCAGGCGGCCGATGATCGCCATGCCGAAGCTGGGATGGTCGACATAGGCGTCGCCGGTGACGATGATGACGTCGCACTGGTCCCAGCCCAGCCGGTCCATCTCCGCGCGCGACATCGGCAGGAAGGGCGCCGCCTTCGGGCGCACGCTCCGGTCGGGGCGGTGGGCGAACAGGTTGGGGGCCGCGAGCATCGCGTTCTCCGGGGCTCTTGAATCGGTGCGGGTGGACAAGCCGACACTCTTAGCGCGTCGGCCGGCAAATTCCCACCGCTGATAACGCAGCGGAGCAATGGGACATTGCGCGGGGGCGTGACGCAGCAATGTGGGACGCCCCCGCGCGGACGCAAGGGCAGGGTCAGGCAGACCTCAGGCCGCGACGCTTTCCGCCCGGCCGTTGCGCCGCGCCACCGCCCAGCCGATCAGCGCCCCGGCCAGCAGCACCAGCGCCGCGATCACGAAGGGTGTTCCCGGATGCGGAAACAGCGGATCCGTCCCGACCGACGCGGAATAGACCGACCCGAAGAAGACCGGCGACAGAATGCCGGCGACGCTCGCCACGCTCATGCTGGCGCCCTGCAACTGGCCCTGTTCGGACGGCGAGACCCGCTGCGTCATCAGCGACTGGATGGTCGGCATCGCCAGCCCCCACAGCGCATTCGGCAGGATGGCGAGCGCGAACCAGTGCCCGTCCGGCGCCAGCCCCATGCAGCCCAGCCCGACGGCGCCGGCGAACAGGCCGAGGACCAGCGTGGCCCGGTCGCCCAGCCTCTTCACGACGTGCGGCACCAGCAGCCCCTGCACCGCCATGTCGAGCGCACCGACCATCGCCAGCAGCAGTCCGACGTCCCAGGCGCTCCAGCCGAAGCGATGCGCGGCGTAGAGGACGAAGACGGCGGAAAAGACGTGGTGGGAGAAGTGCAGCAGGAAATTGACCAGCGCCAGCCCCGACAGCTCGGGATGCGAGCGCAGCAACCGCAGCGCACCGAACGGATTGGCCCGCCGCCAGGAGAAGGCCATGCGGTTCACCGGCGCCAGCGATTCCGGCAGGACGACGACGCCGTAGAGGAAGGTCAGGCCGCTCAGCGCTCCCGCGGCCCAGAAGGGGGCCCGCGGCGACAGCTCGCCCAGCAGGCCGCCCAGCAGCGGGCCGGCGATGAAACCGGCGCTGAAGGCCGCCCCGACCATGCCGTAGGCCTGCGCCCGCCGTTCCGGCGGAGTCACGTCGGCCATATAGGCGAAGACGGTGGTGAAACTGGAGGAGGTGATGCCGGCGACCGCCCGGCCGACCACCAGCCACCACAGGCCGGGCGCAAGGGCCATCAGCACGTAGTCCGCCGCCAGCCCCAGGGCCGACAGCAGGATGACCGGCCGCCGCCCGAACCGGTCCGACAGCGACCCGATCACCGGCGACGAGAAGAACTGCATCAGCGCCCACAGCGCGATCAGCGCGCCGTTGATGGTGCCCGCCCGTGCGTCGGAGCCGGAGAATTCCTCGATCAGCGCCGGCAGCACCGGAATGACGATGCCCATCGCCACGACGTCGAGCGCGGCGGTGACGAGGATGAAGGCCATGGCGGCCTTGCGCGGCCGAAGGACGGGAGACATCGAAGAGCCTTGGGGAAAACCGGAAAAGGAAGGGAAGGGCGCCGCCGCAAGAAAGGCGGGCCGGCACCGGAAGTGCATGCACCATAGGCGAACGCGCCGGAAATTCCAATTGGAAAATTTCCGATATCGGATGCTTTCGGGCCTTTCGCCCGTCACTCCTCCAGGGCGCGCTCGATCCGGCGGTCCGGCACCAGCCACAGCAGGATCACCAGCATGTAGAGCAGGATCGCCAGCCATTGGACCACGAAGGCCAGCGGGATGGCCAAGGCATAGAGCGCCAGGCTGATCTTGCCCTTCAGGTCGGTTCCGACCGCCCGCGCGACGGTGGATTCATGGCCGCCGCAGGCGATGATCGCGCGTTCGGTCAGGTTGTACCCGATGGCCGCCATGCCGAGGACGACGCCATAGGCCGCCGTCGCCACCGGCGAGAAGGCGCTCGCATCGAGCCAGCGGATGACGAAGGGAACCAGCGACAACCAGAACAGCAGGAACAGGTTGGCCCACAGCACCCGCCCGTCGATGCGGGTGGTTGCCTGCAACAGATGGTGATGGTTGTTCCAGTAGAGCCCGACATTGACGAAGGACAGCACATAGGCCAGCAGGATCGGCACGCGCTCCGCCAGGGCGGCGAGGCTGCCGCCCTCCGGCACCTTCAACTCAAGCACCATGATGGTGATGACGATCGCCACCACCCCGTCGGTGAAGGCTTCGAGCCGGCCAGCCTTCATTGTCCGATCTCCAGTCGCAGGGCGGGGGACGGCTTCACCGGTCGTCGCGGGGCCTTCCTGCCAACCTCAGCCGGCCGCTGCCGGCTCGGCCGACACCGGATGCAGCGCGCAGAGCGCGGTGCCGGCCAGAACCAGCGCACCGACGACGGCCAGGGGCAGGGCCAGCCCGCTCTGCATCACCATGACGGCACCGACGGCTGCCCCGAGGAAGATCGCCGCCACGCTCGCCATCCGGCGCCGCGCATTGGTGTTTCCACCGCCGGCGAAGCTGGAATCGGCAGCCAGCCCGGTCAGGGTCAGGGTCAGCACCGTCGTGGTCAGGTCGGGAACCTTCAATTGCCGGACCGTGGCGTTGCGAAAGCCCATGGCGAAGCCGGTCAGGGCGATGATCGCATAGAGGCCGGAAGCGGGCGCCTGCGCGTCGATGTCGAAGCCGGTGGCGACGACGGCGGCGATCCAGAACAGCGACGTCTCGAACAGGGCCGCGGCGAGCAGCCAATGCCGCATCGGCCGGCCGGCGAATCTCCTGCCGATCCGGCCGGCGACCAGGGCTCCGCCCAGGAAGGACAGCAGCGCGGCCACCGCCGGCAAGACCCGGAAGCCGGGCGTGCCGGCGGCGGCGAAGCCGAGGAAGACGACGTTGCCGGTCATGTTGGCGGTGAAGACCTTGCCCAGCCCGAGGACGCTGATGGCGTCGACCAGTCCGGTCGTGACCGACAGCAGCAACAGGAGCCAGGGCAGGGGCGAAGGCAGCGGCGAAGGCAGGGGCGAGTTGCCGGATACGGCCGGTGCGGACATGGCTGTCGTTTCCCACTGCTTGCCTCGGGTCGGACGGCACTATCGGCCCTCGCCGTGGCTGCGGTCTTGTCGCTTCACGACGGGCTTGGCAAATTCTGCACATGTCGCCGAACCTGCACATACACGAATGTTGCAACCGAATTGAACTGTCAGTGTTCGGCGCAAAGTAGGACTGTCAGTGCTGGGTGTGGCCCGGGCCGCGGAGCCGGAGGCGGAGCGGCCCGGGCCACACCCAGCACTATTCGACGGCTTTCGCCTCGATATGTTTGTCCACGAAGCTTTTGCGCCCCCGCTTTCCCGCGCCGGTCTTGCGATAGCCGAGCTTCTCACTGTTGCTCTTCACCCGAGGCGGCGACTGACTGTCCTGGATCTCCTTGACCTGGGCCAATACCGCGCTCAGCCGCTTGTTCTCCACGATGTCGGCATGCAGGACCCGCTGGTCCTTGTCGAACGCCTGGTAGGACAGCGCCGCTCCCTTCCACCGCAGTTCAAGGCGGCCATCGGCAAAGGCATAGGTGTCGACATACTGGCCGACCAACCCCTCGGTCAGGTCCGTCACATCCAGCATGATCCGCTTGCGTTCGTACGACAGCGTCAGTTGCTGCCCGACATGGCGCTGCTCACGCCAGCACAGGATCTCGCGCAAGCGATCCGGCGTTACCGTCAGCGGCCGGTGCCCATCGTCCGGCCGGGCAGGGGGAACGGCAAAACGGGCGTTGAAGCGCTCGATGAAACCCGGCAGAAAAGCGTTGCCCGCTTCGATGCCGGTGATGCCGGCCAACCTCAACTCCTTCACCAGCCGGTCCTGCAGCGTCCGGTTCACCCGCTCGACTCGGCCCTTCGCTTGGCTGGAGTTGGCGCACAGGATCTCGATGGTCAGTTCCGCCAACGCCCGTCCGAACTGCGTCATGCCCTGACCGCCCTTGGCCTCGCTCTGCGACACCCGGAACACCGAATGCTTGTCCGAGTAGAAGGCCAGAGGGCGGCCATGCGCCGCCAGATAGCCCTCCAGCGCCGCGAAGTAGGAAAAGGCGCTCTCCGACGCGACAAAGCGCAACTGCATCAGCCGCCCCGTCGCATCGTCGATGAACACCAGCAGCGTGCAGGGATCGCCACGCTCCTCGAACCAACGGTGCTCGCTGCCGTCGATCTGCACCAACTCGCCAAGCCGCTCCCGGCGCAGACGGGGAGGGTGGAACTGCCGCCGCTGGCGGCGCGACAGCCACAGACCAGTCTCCGCCATCCATTGCCGCAGCGTCTCGCGCGACACCGTCAGCCCGTGCCGATCCGCCAGCATCTCCGCCGCCAAGGTCGGACCGAAATCCCGGTAATGGGTGCGGACAAGCTCCAACGCCCGTTCGCGGAGTTCGCTGTCCAAGCGGCGGTTCGAGGGACGCCCGCGGCCCCGATGAGCAAGCGCACCGCCGCCGCCCGATTTGTACCGGGCCAGCAGCCGCCAAACCTGCCGTTCGCTCAAGCCAAGACACGAGGACGCCGAGGCGACGCTGCGCTGACCGTTCACGATCTCGCCCAAAACCTCAACGCGCTGAAGCTCCCGCTCGCTCATCGAAACCCAGCCCATCGACAGCCTCCCAGGCGTTTGACATCCGACTGGGAACTGACATTTCTAGTTTGCCACAGACTGACATTCTAACTTTGCGCCTACACACGAAAAAACACATAAGCTCTGTTATGGAAATTGAATGACCTGACGGATCAGGGCGTCTTTCGGCGGAAGAATGCCCCGGTTTAACAAGGAAACATCACCTCGTTCCTGCCGGCCGGCTCCCGAGTGACGGCAATGAACGTCCCAGTCCCGGCCCCCAAAATCAAGCGCGGACGTTCCCGGCTCCAACCGAAGGTCGTCGGCAAGCCATCATCGTGGGACCGACTCCCGGACATGACTGCAGCGGCGGCAGGCCGGATTATTCAAGACTGACGGGACCACGCCTCGACGGGGCGGGCCTGCAACGACAAAGGGGCCGCCAATCCCGTGGCGACCCCTCCTCCGGCCTGACGGCCCGCCCGAACCCTCAGCCGAACCGGCCAGTGATGTATTCGGAGGTCTTTTCCTTGGTCGGGTTGGTGAAGATCTCTTCCGTGTTCCCGAACTCGATCAGCTCGCCCAGATACATGAAGGCGGTGAAGTTGGAGATGCGGGCCGCCTGCTGCATGTTGTGGGTGACGATGGCGATGCAGTAGTCGGAGCGCAGCTCGTCCACCAGCTCCTCGCACTTGGCGGTGGAGATCGGGTCGAGCGCCGAGGTCGGCTCGTCCAGCAGCAGGACCGACGGCTTGACCGCGATGGCGCGGGCGATGCACAGGCGCTGCTGCTGGCCGCCGGACAGGCTCATTCCGTTCTGGCGCAGCTTGTCCTTCACCTCGTCCCACAGCGCGGCGCGGCGCAGCGAGAATTCCACCCGCTCGTCCATGTCGGCGCGGGACAGCTTCTCGTACAGCTTCACGCCGAAGGCGATGTTGTCGTAGATCGACATCGGGAAGGGAGTCGGCTTCTGGAACACCATGCCGACGCGGGCGCGCAGCAGGTTCAGGTCCTGCTTGGGCGACAGGATGTTGACGCCGTCGAGCAGAACCTCGCCGGTCGCGACCTGCTTGGGATAGAGGTCGTACATCCGGTTCAGGATGCGCAGCAGGGTCGACTTGCCGCAGCCCGACGGGCCGATGAAGGCGGTGACCTGACGGTCGTAAAGCGGCAGCGTGATGTCCTTCAGCGCGCGGTAGCCGTCGTAGAAGAAGTCCAGGTTGCGGACGGTGAACTTCTCGGGCAGGCCGGCTCCGGCGATCGGGCGTTCGGCACCGGCTCCGGCGACCATGCCGGGGGGCATCCTGTGGCTGCCGTGGGCGGGGCTGTTGGCGTCCATGTGGGTCATCGTCATGGTTACTTTCTCGTCGTGCCGAGACCGGCCAGCAGCCGGGCGCCGATGTTGAGGAGCAGGATGGCGACCGTGATCAGCAGCGCGCCGCCCCAGGCAAGCTGGCGCCAATCCTCATAGGGCGACATCGCGTATTGGAAGATGACCACCGGCAGGTTGGCCATCGGCGCATTCATGTCCGCGCTCCAGAACTGGTTGTTCAGCGCGGTGAACAGCAGGGGCGCGGTCTCGCCGCTGATGCGGGCGATGGCGAGCAGGACGCCGGTGATCATGCCGTTGCGGGCCGCGCGGTAGGCGACCATGGTGATCATCTTCCATTGCGGCGCGCCGAGCGCGGCTGCCGCTTCGCGCAGGCTGTTGGGCACCAGCTTCAGCATGTCCTCGGTCGTGCGGACCACGACCGGGATGACGATGACCGCCAGCGCCATGGCGCCCGCCCAGGCCGAGAAATGGCCCATGCGGATGACCATCACCTCGTACACGAACAGTCCGACCATGATCGACGGCGCGCTCAGCAGAACGTCGTTGATGAAGCGTACCACCTCGGCCAGCTTGCTGCCGCGGCCGAACTCGGCGAGGTAGGTGCCGGCCATGATGCCGATCGGCGTGCCGACCAATGTGGCGACCGTGGTCATGACGATGCTGCCGAAGATGGCGTTCAGCAGACCGCCCTCGCCGCCCGGCGGCGGCGTGTTCTCGGTGAACAGGCTGAGGTTGATGGCCGACAGCCCGTTGAAGAGCAGCGTCCACAGGATGGCGACCAGCCAGAACAGGCCGAAGCCGGCGGCCCCGAGCGCCAGGGAGAGGGCCACCTTGTTGACGATGCGGCGTCGGTGATACAGCCCACCGACGGGGGCGGCCATTGTCGCGGAATTGGACATGCTCATGGGCCTCAGACTCCGGCCTTGCGCTGCAGGCGCAGCAGCATCAGCTTGGCGATCGACAGCACGGCGAAGGTGATCAGGAACAGGATCAGGCCCAGCGCCACCAGCGACGCGGTATAGACGTCGCCGACCGCCTCGGTGAATTCGTTGGCGATGGAGGCCGAGATCGTCGTGCCCGGCGCCATGATCGAGGAGCTGATGCGGTGCGCGTTGCCGATGACGAAGGTCACCGCCATCGTCTCGCCCAGTGCGCGGCCCAGCCCCAGCATGACGCCGCCCATGACGCCGGTGCGGGTGTAGGGCAGCACCACGTTCCACACCACCTCCCAGGTGGTCGCGCCCAGCCCATAGGCCGATTCGCGCACCATCGGCGGCACCGTCTCGAAGACGTCGCGGGTGATGGAGGTGATGAAGGGCAGCACCATGATGCCCAGGATCAGCCCGGCGGTCAGGATGCCGATGCCATAGGGCGGGCCCGTGAACAGGTTGCCGATGCCGGGCACCTGGCCCACCGTGGCGATCAGGAAGGGCTGGATCGTCGACTGCATGAAGGGGGCGAAGACGAACAGGCCCCAGATGCCGTAGATGATGCTGGGAATGCCGGCGAGCAGCTCGATGGCGACGCCGAGCGGGCGCTTCAGCCAGGCCGGGCACATCTCGGTGATGAACAGCGCGATGCCGAAGCTGACCGGAATGCCGACGGCCATCGCGATGATGGAGGTCATCAGCGTGCCGTAGATCGGGGCGAGCGCGCCGAATTCTTCGGTCACCGGGTTCCAGACCTCGTTGGTCGCGAAACCGAAACCGAAGACGCGCAGCGCGGGCAGCGCGCCGTCGATCAGCGATACCGTGACGCCACCGAGGATCAGCAGGACGACCAGGGCGAAAAATAGCGTGGCGTTGCGGAAGGCCGCGTCCTGCAGGCGCTGGCGGCGGGCCCGTCGTGTGGTGGAGGCGTGTTCGTCGGTCAAGGCTAGCGCGATCTCGGTCATGGCCGCTCCGTGAGACGTGCGGCGGGAACGGCGAATTCCGTTCCCGCCGGCGGATCAGACCACCGGATGCGCCGGCTGTGCACCGGCGCGTCCGGGGTGGGGTGGCCGGCTTACTTGGCCGAAGCGGTCCAGATCGGCTTGCCTTCGACCTGGATGCTCTGCGACCAGGTCTTCTCGACCATCTCGATCACCGACGCCGGCATCGGGACGTAATCGAGGTCGGTGGCCATCTTGGCCCCGCTCTTGTAGGCCCAATCGAAGAACTTCAGGGCTTCGGCCGAGATGGCCGGATCCTGCGGGTTCTTGTACATCAGGATGAAGCTGGCGCCGGTGATCGGCCAGCTCTCGGCACCCGGCTCGTCGGTCAGCAGGACGTAGTAGCCCTTGGCGTTGGCCCAGTCGGCGTTCGCCGCGGCGGCCTGGAAGGCTTCGATCTTCGGCTCGACGATCTTGCCGTCCTTGTTCTGCAGGCCGAGGTGGGTGATGTTGTTCTGCTTGGCGTAGGCGTATTCGACGTAGCCGACCGAGCCGTCCGTCTGCTTGACCATGTTGGCCACGCCCTCATTGCCCTTGGCGCCGATGCCGGCCGGCCACTGGACCGAGGTGTTGGCGCCGATCTGGGTCTTGAACTTCGGGCTGGTCTTCGACAGGTAGTCGGTGAACAGGAAGTTGGTGCCCGACCCGTCCGAGCGGTAGATCGGAGCGATGGCGGTGTTCGGGAGGTTGACGTTCGGGTTCAGCGCCTTGATCTGGGCGTCGTTCCACTTGGTCACTTCGCCCATGTAGATGTTGGCGAGCACCGTGCCCGACAGCTTGATCTCGCCGCCCTTGACGCCCTTCAGGTTCACCACCGGAACGACGCCGCCCATGATCATAGGGAACTGGATCAGACCGGCCTGCTCCAGCTCTTCCGGCTTCAGCGGCATGTCCGAAGCGCCGAAGGTGACCGTCTTGGCCTTGATCTGCTTGATGCCGCCGCCCGAACCGATCGACTGGTAGTTCAGGCCGGTGCCCGTCTCCTTCTTGTAGGCGTCGGCCCACTTGGCATAGATCGGATAGGGGAAGGTGGCGCCGGCGCCGGAGATGTCGGCGGCCGAGGCGACCGACAGCGGGGCGGCCGACACGGACAGGACGGCCAGGGCACCGAAGGCGGCGCAGCGAACGAACGCCGAGGTCATGGTTTTCACGGCTAAACTCCCGATAGGTTTGGACGGTGTCGTTGGGATCGAGGAAAGCCCGGCCTTGGCCGGACATCGGTACCCGCCTTCTTCGTCGCGGTGACCATAGCCGCGGCCAGTGACGGGTTTGTTTTGTTTACGTGTCAGTTTTATGAAACCAACCCGTGCTTGCCCCTGACCGCCCGCTCATCGCGCGGCCCGGATTTCCTGGAGGAACAGATGCACCGACGAGCCGAGGCTGGTCGCCTCGTGCGACAGGCTTTCGGCAACCTGCAGCACGTCGCCGGCCTGGGCGCGCACCTTGGCCGCGGCCTCCGACAGGCCGGCGACATGGTCGGATGCCGCCTGGGTGCCGACCGCGACGCGGTGCGAGCTGTCGACGATGCTCGCCGTGATGGTCGCCTGTTCCTCGATCGCCGCGGCGATGGCCGAGGCGTTGGATTCGATGCGCTGGACGCTGCCGGTCATGGTCGCCACCACCTCCACGGTCTGGCGGCTGGCCGACTGGGTCGCGGCGATCTGGCGGGCGATCTCGGCGGTGGCCTGGGCGGTCTGGCCGGCCAGCGCCTTGACCTCGCCCGCCACGACGGCGAATCCCCTGCCGGCCTCCCCCGCCCTGGCGGCCTCGATGGTCGCGTTCAGCGCCAGAAGGTTGGTCTGGCCGGCGATCTCGTCGATCAGCCCGACGACGGTGCCGATCTCGCCCGCCGTGCTCGACAGCTCGGCGACGGTGGCCTTGACCTGCTCCGCCCCGGCGGCGG
Encoded proteins:
- a CDS encoding YgiQ family radical SAM protein, with product MLAAPNLFAHRPDRSVRPKAAPFLPMSRAEMDRLGWDQCDVIIVTGDAYVDHPSFGMAIIGRLLESQGLKVGIIAQPDWSSAEPFKVLGKPRLFWGVTGGNMDSMVNHYTADRRLRHNDSYTPNDEGGKRPDRAVIVYSQRCREAYKDVPILLGGIEASLRRIAQYDHWSEKIRRSVLADAKADLLVYGNAERAIIEIAQRALKGESPRAMTDIRGTAIMRSSLPEGWTVVDSSSIDDPSVTVSPRAAGADRMVVRLPSYEQVTADKVLYAHASRVLHQESNPGNARALVQRHGDRDVWLNPPPIPLETNEMDGVYDLSYARAPHPSYGDARIPAWEMIRFSVNIMRGCFGGCSFCSITEHEGRIIQSRSEGSILREIELIRDKTKGFTGVISDMGGPTANMYRLACKDKETEAVCRRPSCVFPDICKNLDTDHSSLVQLYRKARAVPGVKKIHIASGLRYDLAVRNPEYVKELVTHHVGGYLKIAPEHTEPGPLAKMMKPGMGAYDDFKRMFDKAAKEAGKKLYLIPYFIAAHPGTTDEDMMNLALWLKRNGFKADQVQTFLPSPMSLATAMYHSERNPLRPVRRVGSETVSSAKGLKQRRLHKAFLRYHDPENWPILREALKRLGREDLIGPGEEQLIPAWQPVGATAKPREQAAKGKSFLTQQAGQGRRMVPPVGQRPRQTSSKVAPSKGTPSKGR
- a CDS encoding TCR/Tet family MFS transporter, whose amino-acid sequence is MSPVLRPRKAAMAFILVTAALDVVAMGIVIPVLPALIEEFSGSDARAGTINGALIALWALMQFFSSPVIGSLSDRFGRRPVILLSALGLAADYVLMALAPGLWWLVVGRAVAGITSSSFTTVFAYMADVTPPERRAQAYGMVGAAFSAGFIAGPLLGGLLGELSPRAPFWAAGALSGLTFLYGVVVLPESLAPVNRMAFSWRRANPFGALRLLRSHPELSGLALVNFLLHFSHHVFSAVFVLYAAHRFGWSAWDVGLLLAMVGALDMAVQGLLVPHVVKRLGDRATLVLGLFAGAVGLGCMGLAPDGHWFALAILPNALWGLAMPTIQSLMTQRVSPSEQGQLQGASMSVASVAGILSPVFFGSVYSASVGTDPLFPHPGTPFVIAALVLLAGALIGWAVARRNGRAESVAA
- a CDS encoding TMEM175 family protein, which gives rise to MKAGRLEAFTDGVVAIVITIMVLELKVPEGGSLAALAERVPILLAYVLSFVNVGLYWNNHHHLLQATTRIDGRVLWANLFLLFWLSLVPFVIRWLDASAFSPVATAAYGVVLGMAAIGYNLTERAIIACGGHESTVARAVGTDLKGKISLALYALAIPLAFVVQWLAILLYMLVILLWLVPDRRIERALEE
- a CDS encoding YoaK family protein, whose protein sequence is MSAPAVSGNSPLPSPLPSPLPWLLLLLSVTTGLVDAISVLGLGKVFTANMTGNVVFLGFAAAGTPGFRVLPAVAALLSFLGGALVAGRIGRRFAGRPMRHWLLAAALFETSLFWIAAVVATGFDIDAQAPASGLYAIIALTGFAMGFRNATVRQLKVPDLTTTVLTLTLTGLAADSSFAGGGNTNARRRMASVAAIFLGAAVGAVMVMQSGLALPLAVVGALVLAGTALCALHPVSAEPAAAG
- a CDS encoding ISNCY family transposase; its protein translation is MGWVSMSERELQRVEVLGEIVNGQRSVASASSCLGLSERQVWRLLARYKSGGGGALAHRGRGRPSNRRLDSELRERALELVRTHYRDFGPTLAAEMLADRHGLTVSRETLRQWMAETGLWLSRRQRRQFHPPRLRRERLGELVQIDGSEHRWFEERGDPCTLLVFIDDATGRLMQLRFVASESAFSYFAALEGYLAAHGRPLAFYSDKHSVFRVSQSEAKGGQGMTQFGRALAELTIEILCANSSQAKGRVERVNRTLQDRLVKELRLAGITGIEAGNAFLPGFIERFNARFAVPPARPDDGHRPLTVTPDRLREILCWREQRHVGQQLTLSYERKRIMLDVTDLTEGLVGQYVDTYAFADGRLELRWKGAALSYQAFDKDQRVLHADIVENKRLSAVLAQVKEIQDSQSPPRVKSNSEKLGYRKTGAGKRGRKSFVDKHIEAKAVE
- the pstB gene encoding phosphate ABC transporter ATP-binding protein PstB; this translates as MTMTHMDANSPAHGSHRMPPGMVAGAGAERPIAGAGLPEKFTVRNLDFFYDGYRALKDITLPLYDRQVTAFIGPSGCGKSTLLRILNRMYDLYPKQVATGEVLLDGVNILSPKQDLNLLRARVGMVFQKPTPFPMSIYDNIAFGVKLYEKLSRADMDERVEFSLRRAALWDEVKDKLRQNGMSLSGGQQQRLCIARAIAVKPSVLLLDEPTSALDPISTAKCEELVDELRSDYCIAIVTHNMQQAARISNFTAFMYLGELIEFGNTEEIFTNPTKEKTSEYITGRFG
- the pstA gene encoding phosphate ABC transporter permease PstA, with protein sequence MSMSNSATMAAPVGGLYHRRRIVNKVALSLALGAAGFGLFWLVAILWTLLFNGLSAINLSLFTENTPPPGGEGGLLNAIFGSIVMTTVATLVGTPIGIMAGTYLAEFGRGSKLAEVVRFINDVLLSAPSIMVGLFVYEVMVIRMGHFSAWAGAMALAVIVIPVVVRTTEDMLKLVPNSLREAAAALGAPQWKMITMVAYRAARNGMITGVLLAIARISGETAPLLFTALNNQFWSADMNAPMANLPVVIFQYAMSPYEDWRQLAWGGALLITVAILLLNIGARLLAGLGTTRK
- the pstC gene encoding phosphate ABC transporter permease subunit PstC, with amino-acid sequence MTEIALALTDEHASTTRRARRQRLQDAAFRNATLFFALVVLLILGGVTVSLIDGALPALRVFGFGFATNEVWNPVTEEFGALAPIYGTLMTSIIAMAVGIPVSFGIALFITEMCPAWLKRPLGVAIELLAGIPSIIYGIWGLFVFAPFMQSTIQPFLIATVGQVPGIGNLFTGPPYGIGILTAGLILGIMVLPFITSITRDVFETVPPMVRESAYGLGATTWEVVWNVVLPYTRTGVMGGVMLGLGRALGETMAVTFVIGNAHRISSSIMAPGTTISASIANEFTEAVGDVYTASLVALGLILFLITFAVLSIAKLMLLRLQRKAGV
- the pstS gene encoding phosphate ABC transporter substrate-binding protein PstS → MTSAFVRCAAFGALAVLSVSAAPLSVASAADISGAGATFPYPIYAKWADAYKKETGTGLNYQSIGSGGGIKQIKAKTVTFGASDMPLKPEELEQAGLIQFPMIMGGVVPVVNLKGVKGGEIKLSGTVLANIYMGEVTKWNDAQIKALNPNVNLPNTAIAPIYRSDGSGTNFLFTDYLSKTSPKFKTQIGANTSVQWPAGIGAKGNEGVANMVKQTDGSVGYVEYAYAKQNNITHLGLQNKDGKIVEPKIEAFQAAAANADWANAKGYYVLLTDEPGAESWPITGASFILMYKNPQDPAISAEALKFFDWAYKSGAKMATDLDYVPMPASVIEMVEKTWSQSIQVEGKPIWTASAK